TTTTCAAACTCTTCGACGACAACAGCGGAGGCGTAAGGGATTTCGCGTTGGGTCATGAGCATGATCTTTTCGCGGACGGTCTCGGCGATGAAAAAGCGTTCAGGAAGGTCGCTGAGTTGGTCCTCTGGAAAATAGCGCGGTCCCAACGGTAGATAGTCTTCAATCTGCTCAAGAAGAATTGGCACACCGTCCGTAGTTAATGCGGAAATAGGTATCATGTGTGCAAATTCAAATTTCTGGCTGTAATCCTCAAAAATAGGGAGTAGGGTTGGCTTTGCAACGAGATCTACCTTATTGAGAACGAGGATAGTTGTCGATTTGGTGCGCTTGAGGCGTTTTAGAATTGTGTCTTCGATCTCTGGATCTGGACGCGCGACATCAATCACAAAAAGGACAACATCCGCATCCCCTAAAGCACCATACGCCGTCTTGACCATTTCGCTCTGTAAGCGGTACTTGGGTGTCATCAACCCGGGTGTATCCACAAAAATAATTTGATAGGTGTCGGTGGTGACAATTCCACGAATCTGGTTGCGGGTTGTCTGTGGTTTCGGGGTGACGATAGCTAATTTCTGTCCCAAGATAGTATTGA
The window above is part of the Candidatus Poribacteria bacterium genome. Proteins encoded here:
- the era gene encoding GTPase Era, whose amino-acid sequence is MDENQSFKSGYVSIIGAPNVGKSTLLNTILGQKLAIVTPKPQTTRNQIRGIVTTDTYQIIFVDTPGLMTPKYRLQSEMVKTAYGALGDADVVLFVIDVARPDPEIEDTILKRLKRTKSTTILVLNKVDLVAKPTLLPIFEDYSQKFEFAHMIPISALTTDGVPILLEQIEDYLPLGPRYFPEDQLSDLPERFFIAETVREKIMLMTQREIPYASAVVVEEFEKRQTKKSDEIIYIRAIVYAERQTQKQIIIGKGGKLIKRVGELARIDIEKFLDTRVFLELYVTVKADWRRDARKLKELGGFTDM